The segment TCAGATAATTACAACCAGCGTTTTGGTGGTACACGCCGTCTATACGGCAATAGCGAAGTGGAAATACTCCGTGCTGCGCACGTATGTGTGATCGGTATTGGTGGTGTAGGTTCGTGGGCAGTTGAAGCGTTGGCGCGTACGGGCATTGGTGAACTGACGTTGATCGATATGGATGACGTATGTGTGACCAATATTAACCGTCAAATTCATGCCATGAGTGGTACCGTTGGTCAAAGCAAAATTGAAGTGATGGCGGAGCGCGTTAAACTGATTAACCCAGAATGTAAGGTTAATTTGATTGATGATTTTATTACGCCAGACAACCAGCACGAATACCTATCGAAAGAGTACGACTATGTACTGGATGCGATCGACAGTGTAAAAGCGAAAGCGGCATTGTTGGCTTATTGTCGCAGCAATAAAATCAAAGTGATTACCACAGGTGGCGCTGGTGGTCAGGTTGATCCAACCCAAATTCAAGTGGCGGATCTGACCAAAACCATTCAAGACCCGTTGGCGAAGAAGATTAAAGATACGCTGCGTCGTCACCATAATTTCCCGAAAAATCCACAACGCAAATTTGGCA is part of the Vibrio ponticus genome and harbors:
- the tcdA gene encoding tRNA cyclic N6-threonylcarbamoyladenosine(37) synthase TcdA, yielding MRELDTPASDNYNQRFGGTRRLYGNSEVEILRAAHVCVIGIGGVGSWAVEALARTGIGELTLIDMDDVCVTNINRQIHAMSGTVGQSKIEVMAERVKLINPECKVNLIDDFITPDNQHEYLSKEYDYVLDAIDSVKAKAALLAYCRSNKIKVITTGGAGGQVDPTQIQVADLTKTIQDPLAKKIKDTLRRHHNFPKNPQRKFGIDCVFSTEQLKYPQADGSVCGVKATAEGPKRMDCASGFGAATVVTATFGFVAVARIVEKLIQKHKK